The Daucus carota subsp. sativus chromosome 2, DH1 v3.0, whole genome shotgun sequence genome includes a window with the following:
- the LOC108205861 gene encoding uncharacterized protein LOC108205861: MEMEKNSSSNTNIWSHLDLLMRAKSKESLEYILQALWRTRNTGLDATDRRLFCEILDSLPDSQLDPLLVCLRMLIRQCVQENVSKDEIHKLFPAEVSIEMQRLLTLLLQKFHSEWREDIQKDRSTLPRYKNMSWKMENQGDELMEPRAVINLKLQSNVLTQTKETNVAFQLAKDNLNTMMQSMYSIRDQLSDAGGMPHEPLQQPTDMV, from the exons ATGGAGATGGAGAAGAATAGCAGCAGCAACACGAACATATGGAGTCATTTAGATTTGCTGATGCGTGCGAAATCAAAAGAATCACTAGAATACATTCTTCAAGCCCTCTGGAGAACTCGCAACACCGGCCTCGACGCCACTGATCGTCGCCTCTTTTGCGAAATTCTCGATTCGCTCCCCGATTCTCAGCTCGATCCT CTTTTAGTTTGCCTGCGAATGTTGATTAGGCAATGTGTTCAAGAGAATGTTAGTAAGGATGAGATTCACAAATTGTTTCCAGCTGAAGTCTCGATTGAAATGCAGAGGCTTTTGACACTTCTTCTGCAGAAGTTCCACAGTGAGTGGCGGGAAGATATTCAAAAAGATCGG AGTACTTTGCCCAGATATAAAAACATGTCATGGAAAATGGAGAATCAGGGTGACGAACTGATGGAGCCTCGTGCAGTTATTAATTTGAAG CTTCAAAGTAATGTGCTTACACAAACAAAGGAAACAAATGTGGCGTTCCAGCTAGCTAAAGACAATTTAAACACGATGATGCAGTCAATGTACTCCATAAGAGACCAGTTGTCTGACGCT GGAGGAATGCCACATGAACCTCTACAGCAGCCAACAGATATGGTTTAG
- the LOC108206074 gene encoding pentatricopeptide repeat-containing protein At5g50390, chloroplastic, with protein sequence MDIPLSRFQCLSFEQIKNSCKFPFLHSNFRRLHEISLISRKSKIPLFQISCSYVEQGLKPRPVPKPSRIEVDEEKVNVDKPRIGGNSSGLAGQIEKLVVYKRYKEALELFEILEIEGDHDLGSSTYDALVDACISLRSIRGVKRVFSFMINSGFEPDQYLRNRMLLMHVKCKMMIDARYLFDEMPERNLVSWNTIIGGLVDSGDYIEAFRLFLTAWEEYSDLGVGCRSFATMIRAAAGLERISPGRQLHSITVKMGIAGDVFLSSALIDMYSKCGNIDDAQCVFDLMPTKTTVGWNSIIAGYALHGYSEEALAIYYEMLDSGVKMDHFTFSIIIRVCTRLGSLEHAKQAHAGLVRNGFGLDMVANTALVDFYSKWGRIEDARNVFEKMPHKNVISWNALIAGYGSHGLGIEAVRLFHRMTYEGVMPNHVTFLAVLSACSYSNLQDYGWEIFESMSRDHKVKPRAMHYACMIELLGREGHLDEAFALISDCPFKPTVNMWAALLTACRFNKNLVLGKLAAERIYGMEPEKLSNYIVLLNVYNSLGKSEEAASIFNTLRKKGLRMLPACTWIEIKKQSYVFHSGDKSYAQTKEIYENLDKLMLEITKHGYALENNTLLPDVDKQEGRLQLYHSEKLAISFGLLNTQDSTPLHLVQSHRICNDCHNAVKLIAMVTNCEIVLRDASRFHRFQDGKCSCGDYW encoded by the coding sequence ATGGATATCCCATTGTCAAGATTTCAATGTTTATCATTTGAACAGATTAAAAATAGTTGCAAGTTCCCATTTTTGCACTCGAATTTTAGAAGATTACATGAAATTTCTTTAATTTCAAGAAAATCAAAGATCCCACTTTTTCAGATTAGTTGTTCTTATGTCGAACAAGGTTTGAAACCTAGGCCTGtgccaaagccatcaagaatTGAAGTTGATGAGGAGAAAGTAAATGTAGATAAACCTCGGATTGGTGGTAATAGTTCTGGTCTTGCTGGTCAGATAGAGAAGCTAGTTGTTTATAAGAGGTATAAGGAGGCTCTTGAATTGTTTGAGATTTTGGAAATTGAGGGTGATCATGATTtaggtagtagtacttatgatGCATTGGTGGATGCTTGTATTTCGTTGAGATCGATTAGAGGGGTGAAGAGGGTGTTTAGTTTTATGATCAATAGTGGGTTTGAGCCAGATCAGTATTTGAGGAATCGGATGTTGTTGATGCATGTGAAGTGTAAGATGATGATTGATGCGCGATatttgtttgatgaaatgccggAGAGGAATTTGGTTTCTTGGAATACGATCATTGGGGGGCTTGTGGATTCGGGAGACTACATTGAGGCGTTTCGGTTGTTCTTAACAGCGTGGGAGGAATATTCGGATCTTGGTGTTGGGTGTCGTAGTTTTGCAACAATGATTCGAGCAGCAGCTGGTTTGGAGCGTATTTCCCCGGGAAGACAATTGCATTCAATTACCGTGAAAATGGGGATAGCTGGAGATGTTTTCCTATCTTCTGCATTAATCGACATGTATAGCAAGTGTGGCAACATAGATGATGCTCAGTGTGTATTTGATTTGATGCCCACGAAAACCACTGTAGGATGGAACTCTATCATAGCAGGTTATGCTCTGCATGGTTATAGTGAAGAAGCTTTGGCTATATACTATGAAATGCTAGATTCTGGTGTGAAAATGGACCACTTCACATTCTCGATAATTATTAGAGTCTGTACGAGGTTAGGATCTCTAGAACATGCCAAACAAGCTCATGCAGGATTGGTTCGCAATGGTTTTGGGTTGGATATGGTAGCTAATACAGCGCTTGTGGACTTCTACAGCAAATGGGGAAGAATAGAAGATGCTCGAAATGTTTTTGAGAAGATGCCTCACAAGAATGTCATATCTTGGAATGCCTTGATTGCTGGATATGGAAGCCATGGCTTAGGAATTGAGGCAGTCAGGTTGTTTCATAGGATGACTTATGAAGGAGTGATGCCTAATCATGTGACTTTTCTTGCTGTTTTATCTGCTTGTAGCTATTCAAACTTACAAGACTATGGATGGGAAATATTTGAATCTATGAGTAGGGATCACAAAGTGAAGCCCCGTGCAATGCACTATGCATGTATGATTGAATTATTGGGTAGAGAAGGGCATCTGGATGAAGCATTTGCCTTAATAAGTGATTGTCCTTTTAAGCCAACTGTGAACATGTGGGCTGCCTTGCTGACAGCTTGTAGATTCAACAAGAATTTGGTTCTTGGGAAATTAGCAGCTGAGAGAATTTATGGTATGGAACCAGAGAAGCTTAGTAACTATATTGTGCTTTTAAATGTATATAACAGTTTAGGGAAGTCAGAGGAAGCTGCTTCCATCTTCAACACCTTAAGAAAAAAGGGTTTGAGAATGTTGCCAGCATGCACTTGGATCGAGATCAAGAAACAATCTTACGTTTTTCATTCTGGAGATAAGTCGTATGCCCAAACAAAAGAGATATACGAGAATCTAGACAAACTGATGCTTGAGATCACAAAACATGGCTATGCCCTTGAGAACAACACCTTGCTTCCTGATGTGGATAAACAAGAAGGGCGGTTGCAACTGTATCACAGTGAAAAGCTGGCGATTTCTTTTGGACTGTTAAACACTCAGGACTCAACACCATTGCATCTTGTGCAGAGTCACAGAATTTGCAACGATTGTCACAATGCAGTAAAATTAATAGCAATGGTAACTAATTGTGAAATTGTATTGAGGGACGCCAGTAGATTCCATCGTTTTCAGGATGGGAAGTGTTCCTGTGGTGATTATTGGTGA